The DNA window ATAAAAAAAAGGTTTGCCAAATAGAGGTTGAAAAATTAGTGATAATAAAAAATTCCACACGAAAAGCAGATCCACAGGTCTACTCTTCGGTGGAATTTTTATTAAAATCTTTTTTGACTTGTTCTATGATTGATTCAATGCGCTGTTGTTTTTCAAATTGCTCATCATAAGTGAATTTAATTTCTGGTGTGTAAAGAGCATCTAGTGCCGAAGCGATACCTTTGCGCAAAGATGGCTTGTATAAAATCAAGCGACTTTTTTTTGCTTTCCATGATTCTATGCCTTTTGGGTCATAAAAGTATACAAGGCAAATTCCTTTGTTTTTTGATAGCTCAACGCGATTAACAAAAAGCCCTGCAAGTTCAGTATCTTCTAAAGACAACTGGTGAAGCAATCTAGAAATTTCTCGTAAAAGTAACGATTCTTTTTGAGATCGTTTAATTTGTGAAACGTTTGATGGGTTCATTATTTTTTGATAAACAATTCACCGCGACTTGCAAGAATCATTAGATTTTGCTTGATCGCTCTGATAAGACGTTTACGTTTTTTTTGTGTTGGTGATTCAAAGTACACAACACGTTTCATATCACGAACAACGCCTTCACGCTCAATTTTCTTTTTGAGCTGACGTAGAGCTCGATCAATGTTGCTGGTAACCAGAACTTTAATGTTTGCCTGTTTTTTAGACATGTGAAACTGCCGCCTTACGAATTTTTATGATGAAACTTATTATTTTAAAGATACGTGCTTTTATGCAAAATGTCTAGGTTCTTGGTGTTCTCTTTTCGTTAAAACATGAAATTTAAGGAACCAACAACGCTTACAGGTACATAAGCATTGCGTGGCGATATTGGTTGTTGCCATACAAAGCTTGCTTGCATCCCTGGCTGAATGTCAAAGGTTAGCCCAGCGTTAAAGAATTGAGCGCGCCAATCAGATCGATTTTCCAATACGCTTGGTACAAAATATTGTGCTATTTCTTTATCGCAAATTGTAAAGCAATCTTGTCGATGCTCAATAAACTCATAGGTTAACCAAAAGCTGACATGCGGCATAAATTGATAAGCGCTCATCATTGCATTTGCATGCCAGTTTGTACCAGGTTGCGCCTTAACGTTGGTCGCAAAGGGATACAAAAGTCTTTGTAGCTTGTGTGTCGGAAATGGCCTAAACTCGCTTTTTGAAAAGAAATGTGTTGCTCCACCTTCAAAGCCAACTTCAATAGTGTCAGTAAAGTCAAAGGTCATTCCAAGCATTGCTCCTACAGAAGCATGTCCATTGTTGCCAAATGGTAAGCTTAAAATATTTTTATAGTTTGCTGTGTCAGCAATGGGGCATGATCCTGCAACCACAAAGTACGGGGTAAAGATCATATCTGGCCATGAATCATCAGAATCGTCATTATCTACATAGTGACGAGGATTATAGCTTTTCTTAAGAGTTAAAAAGAGTCGAAT is part of the Candidatus Dependentiae bacterium genome and encodes:
- the rpsU gene encoding 30S ribosomal protein S21; the encoded protein is MSKKQANIKVLVTSNIDRALRQLKKKIEREGVVRDMKRVVYFESPTQKKRKRLIRAIKQNLMILASRGELFIKK
- a CDS encoding ribosome-binding factor A, whose protein sequence is MNPSNVSQIKRSQKESLLLREISRLLHQLSLEDTELAGLFVNRVELSKNKGICLVYFYDPKGIESWKAKKSRLILYKPSLRKGIASALDALYTPEIKFTYDEQFEKQQRIESIIEQVKKDFNKNSTEE